The genomic interval ATCTTAAATCCGGATGGAAGTATTTATCATCTAAATTTAAGACCAGAACATATTGCCACAAATATAATTTTTGTTGGCGATCAAGATAGAGTCGATAAAATCACTAAACATTTTGATTCTATCGAGTTTACTACTCAAAAACGCGAATTTAAAACAACAACAGGTACTTACAAGAACAAACAATTTTCAGTTATTTCTACCGGAATCGGTCCAGATAATATAGATATTGTTTTAAATGAATTGGATGCACTTGTTAATATCAATTTAGAAACTAGAAAACCAAAAGAAAATTTAACTTCTTTAAATATTGTAAGAATAGGAACTTCAGGTTCTTTGCATGACGATATTCCGGTAGATTCTTTTGTAATTGGTTCTCACGGATTAGATTTAAACGGATTGCTTCACTCCTATCAAATTGATCCCATTTCTAATCCAGAAATTGAAGATGCTTTTGTAAAACATACCAATTGGAGTGCTAAAAAATCATATCCTATTGTTATTGAAAATAGTAAAGAATTAGAAAACAGATTAAAATCTGATAAAACACACCAAGGAATCACAGCTACTGCCGGAGGTTTTTATGGGCCTCAAGGTAGAATTTTACGTTTAGCGATACAAGACAATGAACTAAACCATAAGATTGATAGTTTTAGTTTTAACCAACATAGAATAACCAA from Polaribacter sejongensis carries:
- a CDS encoding nucleoside phosphorylase: MSIKQSELILNPDGSIYHLNLRPEHIATNIIFVGDQDRVDKITKHFDSIEFTTQKREFKTTTGTYKNKQFSVISTGIGPDNIDIVLNELDALVNINLETRKPKENLTSLNIVRIGTSGSLHDDIPVDSFVIGSHGLDLNGLLHSYQIDPISNPEIEDAFVKHTNWSAKKSYPIVIENSKELENRLKSDKTHQGITATAGGFYGPQGRILRLAIQDNELNHKIDSFSFNQHRITNLEMETSAIYGLSKLLGHKACSINAIIANRANGSFSKNPGKVVADLIEYTLEKLIE